The following DNA comes from Huiozyma naganishii CBS 8797 chromosome 8, complete genome.
cttttgaaattcaGCGGCACTCTTCATTATAAGTTTTGTTTCATCTAGAAGCTCCACGGCAAATGGATTGTTCGATTCCACTTTCGATATGAACAAGTGATCCATCGTTAATTTTAACTGTGGATAAAAGTGATTATCCATATACTTGTTAAAAAACACTAACGACGGAGTGGAGTCTTTTGATAATGTTTCTGGAAGCAGTTTGGACGAACCTTGtgaaaagaataaaaatgGCTCTAAAATCATTTTCAGGTTGAAAACTGAGGGCATAATCAAAGGttcctcttgttcaaaagtCTCATCGTGGACATATACAGAGTCCATATTCATATTAGAAGTCACGGTGAAGCCTAGGAATATGTCCTTCAAAAGGGATTTCAATTCGTTGGTATGATGTTTAGCCTCGGTGTTATCCTCAATGTTGTTttgtaaagaaaaaatctGGTGTAAGTTCTTTCGGTCTGGTAGGTCGGGAACACCGCCAGAACCAACATCTTGAGTGTGGGCATTTTTGAGCAAGTTTGAATTTGTTAAGTATCGAGTTAGCAGTATTTGTATTTCATCAAACAATTTCCTCCACACAACATCAAAACTATAAGCCTGATAAGATGAGACATTTGGTTGCAAGACGTTGGAAATTTCAAACACCGCTCTGTGGCCCTGGATTGCTAATAGaaattttaaaaaaatcTCCCAGAAACATTCTCTAATAACCAAAGACAACAAATCTCTTACAGAAAGACCAAAGGATTCGTCGTCCGCATTTTCAGGCTGTTTTTTTAATAAAGTTGGATGTTTTGTCCTTACCTTATCCGTAGCTGTCAAAATGATATTATGTAACTCttgtttatttctttcATTCAAGATACTCAAAGCTGTAGGTAATCTGTTGATCCCCTTTATTATAGAAAAAAGGGTAAATAGCCTTGCGTAGCCTGAAGTATCCTCACTGGTCGACAAGCAACCGTCCTGGTATGCGCTCGAGTTATGCAACGAATCGATAAATGTATCAAGTTTATTGTTGATGATTGAGGACTGTTTAGGGAGATCAATGCTGGCAATATTATACAAGTAGTTTTCCAAACTGGTAAACCCATTCTGAGATATGCTGATTGTCTTCAAAATGTCGAATTCCAACTCCACGTTGGTGTTGGTGGAATAGATTATACTGTTAATTTCCTGAATCATGTTCTCAAACAGGGTGTGTTCTTGTAATTCTATCTGCTGTTTCACTTGTTGCAAATGTTTGATTGGCTTCATGTCAGGCTGATTTAAAAGTTGGAACCCTCTTTGGATTAGCTTCAAGATCTCCGCATATTCCTCCTTCCTGATGTTATCTTCAATCTTTTCGGGGAGTTGTAGTAGTTCCTCGATGGAAGATAAAGAGCAGATCAAAGAGCTGTATTTTAAACTTGTTTGGTTCAGTTCTCCCAAAGCACCCTTCTCCATAGTGATTAATTCGTTCACCTTATTCACATTCTTATTGACTTTGGACGTCTTATCCTGTGCATCAGTGAGGGCCATGACAGTTTTGCTATAAGACGCAACGTTCGCGTTAAATGCTTGGCTGTGTTCATTCACCACCTCTTGCAAGTGGGTTGCAATTTTATCCTCTAGTTGGGTGAACTCTGGATATCTGTACTGCAGGCCGACCGACGTATCGTCCAAGAACGCCAATGCCAGCTCAAGCGGATTCGAAGAACCGGTCAATACATTGTGCCATTGGGATCGAACCAGCGAGATGTCACTTTCCAGGTTGTCAATGGCACTGTTCATCGCTTTTTCTTGTCCCTGGGTAATGCTGTTGATGGACAGACCACGTCTCCTATTCCCAGCTCTCCCTCTGTTAACCCCCAAATGTTCCATACTGTTCAGTGAGTAATTATATCACGCtttattctctttctggTTCAAGGAAGCTCTGCAATTGAGTCCTGGTGAGCACACCGGTCTCTGTCTTGTCTCTTAAGTCGCCCACAGCCCTGGTTAAAAACGTTGCACTATTATTTTATATAAGGTTaacatcaaaaaataaCCAAATATCGAAGACATAAAGATACGATTACTAACTTTTCTTGATTCAGTAAAAGATTAAAGCTCAAGTTAACTTCTACCTGTCTCCTGTCTGAACTTCACAACCTCATCTATTAGATACTCTCTCAGATCTCTCATGCTTCTTAAATTGTTTTCGTAGGAGAAATCAAAGGGTCCGAGGGGGCACGCTGGTTCTTCCGTGGGTTGTCTTACATCCATCACAAACGGGTGTTCCAAGCATTGCTCGACAGTGAATCTTGGAGATACCTTCCAAGTTAACAAATGTCCCAACAAATCATGTGCTTCCGCGGATGCCTGTGGGAAAATACTCCCCCAGGGCTTGGCGGGTGCTCCGGGACCTGGAGTGTTGAGCATGTTTATGCTTTTCAGTGAACCATATGCAATCAGTACGTCCTTTGGTGGTGTACCCAATATTTTCATGATTTCGTGGATCTGGTGAAGAGAATCCCTCCCCATGAATATAGGTTTTCTAAGGTAGAATTCGGCCAAAATGCACCCGATGGACCACATGTCTATTGCCTTGGTGTACATTTTGTTTGAGAGTATTAATTCGGGGGCTCTGTACCATCTTGTGGCTACGTAGTTTGTGATGTTTTGGAACGAACTGTGCCCCGCGGCAAAATACTCCGCGTGGATCCCTCTTGCTAGCCCGAAATCGCAAATCTTCAAGCATCCGTTCAAAGTGCACAGGATATTCCCCGGTTTCAAGTCCCTGTGGATAACATCTGCTGAGTGAATATATTTGATACCGCAGAGGATCTGGTACACAAAGTATTTTATGTGGAACTCGGAGAACACGACATTTGAGGAGTGAATCACTTTTGCAAGATCGTACTCTATCAGTTCCTGGTAGCAGTACAATCCGTCGTACGGTTTCTCCGTCACAATCTCCAAGTCTATCAGAGACACGATGTTTCTATGACCTTTGAAAAAGTGCATGAACTTCAATTCCCTGATAGCACGCTTCAACAATATCTCTTTGTGGAAGATATTGATTATCTTTTTAATAGCCACCTGGTATGGGGTGGTTCCCTTCAAGTCTCTCGCGGAGCACACAATCCCGTAGGATCCCTTCCCCAACGCCTGCACTATATGGTAATTTGCAGGTACTGAGAAATTAGTAATATTGTTGTACGTCCTCTTACCTGAATCACACCtatcattcaaaaacctCTTCCTATGGTTAATCTTGGCATGACTGTAGGCAGTAGGTAAGTTActgatattattattaGTACGTAGTGCGTTTGCCATCTTGTCTGTACAGCTATGATCCTCCCATGCAAGAATACTTAAGAGTTAGATAGAGACTACTTCAAGATCTAATAACataatatatatgtgtgtcTACGTGCTTTTGTGACGTTTTTTTGGTTCCTaatttcccttttttgttttttcttattcttcCCAAGATATAATCACAcatctcttcaacaagACGTTAAAATTAGTGACAAGAAGACAGAAGCGGGGGCGTGTGGGTAAACACACGCTCACCCTCTGTACCAGAAACCCACTTCAGAGCGTGGCCACGCCCACGCCCGCGCCCAAAAACGCCGTACCTCGCATACAAACCAccacacacgcacacagTAAAAAATCCGCACACTTCGCGTTGAGCGACGCGCgccagaaaaaaataaatatcGCGTTGTACGAAACGCGCTGCAAATTTTTGTCGCTTGTTCCGCTATATATAACGGGCGTAGTAACAAATAAACAGTGCATGGAAATGCGTTCCTCAGTGGTAGAGTGTGTTTCGCACCTTgtaacaacaacaacaacaactgcacAAACAGTAATGTCTACCAGAGAGCCAAAGAAGAGAGTTacgaggaagaagaaggaccCTAATGCCCCAAAGAGGTCGATGTCTGCGTACATGTTTTTCGCTAACGAAAACAGGGACATTGTCAAATCCGAAAATCCGAATGCCACTTTTGGCCAATTGGGTAAGTTGCTTGGTGAGAAGTGGAAGAACATGTCCACCGAGGACAAAGAACCGTACGACGCGAAGGCCGCTGCTGACAAGAAGAGATACGAGTCCGAGAAGGAACTGTATAACGCTACCAAGGAGAAGTGAACTGAGCCCTTTTTAGCGCaaacctttttttccctATCAATTGGAACTATCTTGatacttcttcttttacTTCCCTGGAACCTTTTCCTCATCCCCCTCTCccgccccccccccccccccccccttcCAGTCTATGCTTAACAATTATCTGTGTATGCTAACTGCTAGCTTACTCGTATTTTATAACGTATAGAGTATTATGTACTATTCATGGCTAAAAATGTGGATCTTATGCAACTTTTGTTCGTCAGAGGAAGGATCAGCTTGAAGGCGTCTCCCTCGTTCAAGTAGTACCGGAACATCCTCTTCATCCGGATAAACCCGAACTG
Coding sequences within:
- the SEC8 gene encoding exocyst subunit SEC8 (similar to Saccharomyces cerevisiae SEC8 (YPR055W); ancestral locus Anc_3.340) translates to MEHLGVNRGRAGNRRRGLSINSITQGQEKAMNSAIDNLESDISLVRSQWHNVLTGSSNPLELALAFLDDTSVGLQYRYPEFTQLEDKIATHLQEVVNEHSQAFNANVASYSKTVMALTDAQDKTSKVNKNVNKVNELITMEKGALGELNQTSLKYSSLICSLSSIEELLQLPEKIEDNIRKEEYAEILKLIQRGFQLLNQPDMKPIKHLQQVKQQIELQEHTLFENMIQEINSIIYSTNTNVELEFDILKTISISQNGFTSLENYLYNIASIDLPKQSSIINNKLDTFIDSLHNSSAYQDGCLSTSEDTSGYARLFTLFSIIKGINRLPTALSILNERNKQELHNIILTATDKVRTKHPTLLKKQPENADDESFGLSVRDLLSLVIRECFWEIFLKFLLAIQGHRAVFEISNVLQPNVSSYQAYSFDVVWRKLFDEIQILLTRYLTNSNLLKNAHTQDVGSGGVPDLPDRKNLHQIFSLQNNIEDNTEAKHHTNELKSLLKDIFLGFTVTSNMNMDSVYVHDETFEQEEPLIMPSVFNLKMILEPFLFFSQGSSKLLPETLSKDSTPSLVFFNKYMDNHFYPQLKLTMDHLFISKVESNNPFAVELLDETKLIMKSAAEFQKLFFGVIYVSNTSNVFRPQMVDVILNLLTRFYHHNLNIFESLLNNNQKLGKNMITTWLQDEQLLKLEEKIIEGSTEGTVDVETEELFKYCPEFYLKNNRLRRGDFFNEPTFDSLVYLTNTLCWVLSWLPALEQRVDSFDEERPDANSLNANELREKWAFFEYSDEELYSTKMSTTKLLLNNETSAKFCKSVDGLSQLRLKSMALLRFDIRSRCIYSIGKLFMNAREWKLDAGSNELDENISSLISQMKNIENKLNRQLSEKDKDTVFTGIDIANNIAFIKGASGLEILNGNGTKRMIRNINVLQHGTRNMYHETANIALSRALLFYSLIDSDPAMVFNKIEEGLLQFCSVEDLKNILRLQFSEELNRQKHTANTKSAKPVSQLTNRRYEEAMKKLISLGGDLKK
- the NHP6A gene encoding high-mobility group nucleosome-binding protein (similar to Saccharomyces cerevisiae NHP6B (YBR089C-A) and NHP6A (YPR052C); ancestral locus Anc_3.333); translated protein: MEMRSSVVECVSHLVTTTTTTAQTVMSTREPKKRVTRKKKDPNAPKRSMSAYMFFANENRDIVKSENPNATFGQLGKLLGEKWKNMSTEDKEPYDAKAAADKKRYESEKELYNATKEK
- the SMK1 gene encoding mitogen-activated protein kinase SMK1 (similar to Saccharomyces cerevisiae SMK1 (YPR054W); ancestral locus Anc_3.338), whose product is MANALRTNNNISNLPTAYSHAKINHRKRFLNDRCDSGKRTYNNITNFSVPANYHIVQALGKGSYGIVCSARDLKGTTPYQVAIKKIINIFHKEILLKRAIRELKFMHFFKGHRNIVSLIDLEIVTEKPYDGLYCYQELIEYDLAKVIHSSNVVFSEFHIKYFVYQILCGIKYIHSADVIHRDLKPGNILCTLNGCLKICDFGLARGIHAEYFAAGHSSFQNITNYVATRWYRAPELILSNKMYTKAIDMWSIGCILAEFYLRKPIFMGRDSLHQIHEIMKILGTPPKDVLIAYGSLKSINMLNTPGPGAPAKPWGSIFPQASAEAHDLLGHLLTWKVSPRFTVEQCLEHPFVMDVRQPTEEPACPLGPFDFSYENNLRSMRDLREYLIDEVVKFRQETGRS